One Triticum dicoccoides isolate Atlit2015 ecotype Zavitan chromosome 5B, WEW_v2.0, whole genome shotgun sequence genomic window carries:
- the LOC119310612 gene encoding nuclear transcription factor Y subunit C-6-like, which produces MDPTKSSTPPPAPVLGAPVGYPPGAYPPPPGAPAAAYPPQLYAPPGAAAAQQAAAQQQQQQLQVFWAEQYREIEATTDFKNHNLPLARIKKIMKADEDVRMIAAEAPVVFARACEMFILELTHRGWAHAEENKRRTLQKSDIAAAIARTEVFDFLVDIVPRDDAKDAEAAAAAAMATAAAGIPRPAAGVPATDPSMAYYYVPQQ; this is translated from the coding sequence ATGGACCCAACCAAATCCAGCACCCCACCGCCGGCCCCCGTCCTGGGCGCGCCCGTCGGCTACCCGCCGGGTGCGTACCCTCCTCCGCCGGGCGCCCCCGCGGCCGCCTACCCGCCGCAGCTCTACGCGCCgccgggcgccgccgccgcccagcaggcggcggcgcagcagcagcagcagcagctgcaggTGTTCTGGGCGGAGCAGTACCGCGAGATCGAGGCCACCACCGACTTCAAGAACCACAACCTCCCGCTGGCCCGGATCAAGAAGATCATGAAGGCCGACGAGGACGTGCGCATGATCGCCGCCGAGGCCCCCGTCGTCTTCGCCCGCGCCTGCGAGATGTTCATCCTCGAGCTCACCCACCGCGGCTGGGCGCACGCCGAGGAGAACAAGCGCCGCACGCTCCAGAAGTCCGACATTGCGGCCGCCATCGCGCGCACCGAGGTCTTCGACTTCCTCGTGGACATCGTGCCCCGGGACGACGCCAAGGACGCCGaggcggccgccgccgcggccatgGCCACGGCGGCGGCCGGGATCCCGCGCCCTGCCGCCGGCGTGCCCGCCACCGACCCGAGTATGGCATACTACTATGTCCCTCAGCAGTAA